The genomic DNA TGAAAAACCCTGGCATAGAATATTAAAACACAAAGCAGTAGGAGTCCAGAGAGTCACAATGGAGGTATGGAGTACATACAGGCAATAAGATAATTAAAAATCCGCTCTCATTCCGATGAAAATATGGCCTATGAGAGCCCCATTCATGACAAAGGACGTACTGTCATTCGGAACACACCGCCACAGTGGATGAATGAGTTGGAATGCTAAAAATGCTAACAGAGTCTTAGATCTCTCAATGCCCCCTTTAATTGGTTCAGTATGATAGCGTTAGAATTAGATATGTGTCAACGGTGAAGCTGTGTTCTGAACACGTGAACATACCTGAGGCTTGGACCCTAGGATTTTGGAGTAGAGCGTGTAGGATATCACGTTGCAGGCCGGGTAGCCCGCTCCAATGAGGACGTCGGCGGTAAGGAACTGTGCCAGGTGAATGGCGGGGGTATACTGGCACCATGTCTGTTCAGCAGGGCAGCCTGTCGGCTCGAAGGAGCTGTTGGAGACCGGAGTTGGGGCAAACGCCGGGTTTGGGGCAAACGTCTCGTGGATGACAGTGTCATTCTTGAGGTCTGTGTTGTTTTGAGagagagtgccttcagaaagtattcacaccccttgatttttttcccacattttgttgtgttacagcctgaatttaaaatggattacattgagattgtGTGCGTCTGGCTTACTTACATACAATACCACAGAATGGAatcatgtttttatacatttttacaaatgagtTAAATATTAAAACGTggaaatgtcttgaatcaataagtattcaacccttttgttatggcaagcctacatcATTTAGGTGTAAAAAatctgcttaacaagtcacataataagttgcatggactcactctttgtgaaatagtgtttaacatgatttttttaatgacGACCTttatctgtaccccacacatacagataattgtaaggtccctcagtcgagcagtgcatttcaaacacagattcaaccacaaagaccaaggaggttttccaatgcctcgcaatgaagggcacctattggtagatgggtaaaaaaaataattaaaaaaaagcAAACatcgaatatccctttgagcatgatgaaattattaaattacactttggatggtgtattaatataccaagtcactacaaagatacaggtgtccttcctaactcagttgccggagaggaaggaaactgcgcagggatttcaccatgaggccaatggtgactttaaaacagtctgagtaccactcttcatattttcaagtatggtggtggctgcatcatgttatgggtatgcttgtcatcagcaaggactaggatGTTTTTTATGATCAAAAGAAACAGACtagagctaagcacaagcaaaatcagAGGAAAACCTAGTTCACTCTGCTTTCCAACGGACACatggagacaaattcacctttcaaatATGGAGTTAATTACCAAGGCGgcattgaatgttcttgagtggcctctatggcaagacttgaaaattgctttCTATCAATGATCAAACACCAACTTGACAACCTTTGAATAACTTTTTTAATAAtattgtgcaaatattgtacaatccaggtgtgcaaagctcttagacttacctacaaagactcacagctgtaatcgctgccaaaggcgattctaacatgtattgactcaggggtgtgaatacttacgtaaattagatatttctgtatttaaattttcaataaattagcaaccatttctaaaaacatgttttgactttgtcaCTGTGTTGTGTAGATgtgagaaaaacaaaacaatttaatccactttgaatgcaggctgtaacaacaaaatgtgggggtaTGAATAcaacaaaaagtcaaggggtatgaatactttcggaaggcactgtaagtataaCGCACACTGTCTCATTACCGGTGTATTCATTCCTGCAGTCCTATAGCTCAGTCTATGCtgctaacatactgtatttacagtTGAATTTGAACCCCCCACAAAAAAACCTATAAGAATTGTGAAGACTGCTAATTTGTCACATGACGTTAAACGACCTAAAGGTAAAAGGACAGGTCAAAAAGCCATCGATTCCATACCTGCCCACTGGATGGCAGGGTAATGGTTCCCCCATGGGAGCAGGACAAAGAAGCCACAGAATATGATAGCCAAGCCTCCAAGGAGCACAGGACGATCACCAATCCTGGAAGACAACAGTGCTTTTCGTACTCAACGCACAGTCAATTCAACGCTCAATACTATATCCTGACAGTGGCATTCACAAATTAACAttgttccccccccccccctctcacagGCAGTCACTGTTTTCATTATTATGAAATGAACAGTGAAGTGTTCTACTGTATCTTCGTCTATGCtgctccgacattgctcattcaaatatttatatattcttaattccattattttactttggaTTTGTGTGTAATTGTGGTGAAATTGGTATATACTACTTGTTAGatatcactgcactgttggagctataaacacaagcatttcgctacacccgcaataacatctgctaaacacttgcgtgaccaatacaattagatttgaacGGCTTACCTTTGAGAGAGAACCTTCACAAGTAGAAACACCAGGATGGACTCAAAGCCGACGCAGGACAGTATGATACCGTTGTACAGCACTGCATCCTTCCTAGTCCAGGAGAACATGTCCATAGATAGGGGTGTGGCTATGctgaaaataaaaaaaagtgtagaAAACCCCTCCACAGATGACACGTGTGGAAAAACAATGGGATGAAAATTAGCAACTTACAACTTGCACCGGTTTTTACTTGTGACTTCCGACAGTCGTGTGTTTCTAAATGAGCTTCAAGTATTCAACAAATACTGATATTATTGTTATGCATTGCCGCTGATACTACATTATTGGCACGGCGACTATAAAGAGTACATACGTCTCAAAGACCGCGAAAATGAACATGATGATGAAAAATAGAACATTGGAGGTCAAAACAGCAACGTGATCAATATTCCCTTCTGTTTCCTGACTGACATCCATTCTTTCTGTAAGAGAAGAGTGAAGATATGGCACTCAACAACTTTACAAGCCAAAGCAAACATACTACTTTATCTTGTTTCAGCTACAGAAACAAAAAACATGCCTAATCTATCCACAACCACTCAATGTTCCAAACTTGTTTTAAAAAAGGTATGTCCTATAGGTCTTCATGCAAGCTGTTACTGGTTAAATACAAGGTAGTATCAACTACATAACAGACAAGGCTCTGATTTATTCAACCTTTTGGCAAAGtatgtaccttcagacacataaTTGATGGCTCTGATATGTCTTCCATAGTCGTCAACTTGGTGTTCCCTATTGAAAAGAAATAATTattaattatttaactaggcaagtcagtttaagaacacattctcatttacaatgacagcctagaggAACAGGGTTTAACTGGCTTGTTCTGGGGTAGACGGACATCatgtttttttaccttgtcagctcagggattcgatctaacctttcggttgctagtccaatgctctaaccactaggctacccttaccGCCCCCAAATCATGAATCATGCCTGCTCCCAGCATGGCAGTAAAGAGACCCGTGGTACTATCCAAGTCAACATCGTCAGATGAATATATACTTGACCAGATGATAAATCTACTTGGGTGAAATCCCAAGATGTTATTTGGATAAATCCAAGACGTCAGTAAAAGGTCCAAATGTAACCGCTCACCTCAGTACTAATACGACGAGCAGGATATTGATGACGCCAAATAATGCAGCCAGTAGAGCTGGGGCGGTGTACATATTCAGCTGTAGGTCAATGACCTTCACGCTAACACCTTGTTCACCAATGAATGACAAACCGGCCTGGAGAGCTGAAAAACCAAATTCAAATATATTACACCTTAGCTGCTGTCTAATGAGCTTTTTTCCACTATGATGTCACGTTGTACACAATGATCTGTTTGGGAGGGGGGGTCAATTGAGTTACATATCAGAATATTGTATTTGATGATTTATCATATTGAGGACATCGCAATTTTATTTTTGTGCCGGTCGGCTGTAGCttcaccaaaactccagtatttctccttcatagcttgttctccgtCTTCTTTTTAAAACAGGGAGGCAATTTATTTTCATGAATGATCATGAatgaaaaatctctctctctctctctctctctctctctcaagacaTATGgcgag from Oncorhynchus tshawytscha isolate Ot180627B linkage group LG15, Otsh_v2.0, whole genome shotgun sequence includes the following:
- the mfsd8 gene encoding major facilitator superfamily domain-containing protein 8, which translates into the protein MSQCMDSGENTPLLNDDSGSDDSQNDEYKSRWRSIRVMYFTMFLSSVGFTIVITSVWPYLQKIDDSANASFLGWVVAAYSLGQMLASPVFGLWSNHRPRREPLACSIFINVTANIYYCYVYLPTSQNKYHMLMSRALVGFGAGNVAVVRSYVAGATSLKERNSAMANTSACQALGFILGPALQAGLSFIGEQGVSVKVIDLQLNMYTAPALLAALFGVINILLVVLVLREHQVDDYGRHIRAINYVSEERMDVSQETEGNIDHVAVLTSNVLFFIIMFIFAVFETIATPLSMDMFSWTRKDAVLYNGIILSCVGFESILVFLLVKVLSQRIGDRPVLLGGLAIIFCGFFVLLPWGNHYPAIQWADLKNDTVIHETFAPNPAFAPTPVSNSSFEPTGCPAEQTWCQYTPAIHLAQFLTADVLIGAGYPACNVISYTLYSKILGSKPQGVYMGWLTASGSGARTLGPVFVSQVYTILGPRWAFSLICVMVVGAILLLGALYHKLISFAVRHGRILE